Proteins encoded together in one Chitinophaga lutea window:
- a CDS encoding energy transducer TonB — protein MRYRPQFSIYRNLLLSALFFIFFCPAAAQDTLSAPLTDEERKAELSRELDALAADVLPQFPRGEEAMAAWIHTHLNIPYVALRNDSTVMVYVDFLVERTGYITDVAIKYPGVRQLDKEVVQLFKGMPRWKPGLLNGKPVDLRMTLPLRITIPNSLRKPAEVATPAVSSLPQFSGGGQALRYYIKQNMQYPKEARAAGITGAITVEFLILANGRVGNPATMGEVIGYGLEEEAMRLVEKMPKWIPAKLDGKAVTTKHQIVIRFEPPGKS, from the coding sequence ATGCGTTACCGCCCGCAATTTAGTATTTACCGGAACCTGCTGCTGTCGGCGCTTTTTTTTATTTTTTTCTGCCCCGCAGCCGCCCAGGACACCCTTTCCGCCCCACTCACCGACGAGGAGCGCAAAGCCGAACTCTCCCGCGAGCTCGATGCCCTCGCCGCCGATGTGTTACCGCAGTTCCCCCGCGGTGAAGAAGCCATGGCCGCCTGGATACACACCCACCTGAACATCCCCTACGTAGCACTTCGAAATGATTCAACCGTAATGGTTTACGTGGATTTTCTCGTAGAGCGCACAGGCTACATTACCGATGTTGCCATCAAATACCCGGGCGTGCGCCAGCTCGACAAAGAAGTGGTGCAACTCTTCAAAGGCATGCCGCGCTGGAAACCGGGCCTGCTTAACGGCAAACCGGTAGACCTGCGGATGACCCTGCCGCTGCGCATCACCATCCCCAATTCGCTGCGCAAACCGGCCGAAGTGGCCACGCCGGCTGTTTCGAGCCTCCCGCAGTTCAGCGGCGGCGGACAGGCGCTGCGTTACTATATCAAACAAAACATGCAATACCCCAAGGAGGCCAGGGCAGCCGGCATTACAGGCGCCATTACCGTCGAATTCCTCATCCTCGCCAACGGCCGTGTAGGCAACCCCGCCACCATGGGGGAAGTAATCGGCTATGGACTGGAAGAAGAAGCGATGCGCCTCGTGGAAAAGATGCCGAAATGGATACCGGCCAAACTGGATGGTAAAGCGGTGACCACCAAACACCAGATCGTGATCCGGTTCGAGCCTCCCGGCAAAAGCTAA
- a CDS encoding PQQ-dependent sugar dehydrogenase gives MKPAAISTALLALLCAGTLLTASCSKKNPGNNGNNGEDPTWPKDSVRVVVQEGISRPWEILWGPDSHLWITERGGKISRVDPKTGELKPLLTISDVVATGEGGLLGMVLHPSFSTQPFVYVVYNYGSPYREKVVRFRYENNTLTSPLTIIDNIPAAGIHNGSRLLINGDKLFITTGDAATGANAQLTNSVSGKVLRLNLDGSVPADNPFAGNPVWSYGHRNPQGLVMANNILYAAEHGAGIEDEVNIIEKQRNYGWPTVEGPCNTSAENTFCTANNVKQPIWSTGASTYALCGMDYYNHDRIPQWKNSLLVVSLKNATLYQLKLSGDGQSVSARKDYFVNAFGRLRDVCVSPAGRVYICTDTSPGKIIEVSKPE, from the coding sequence ATGAAACCTGCCGCCATATCTACCGCCCTCCTGGCGCTGCTCTGCGCCGGAACTTTACTTACAGCTTCCTGCAGCAAAAAGAACCCTGGCAACAACGGCAATAACGGCGAAGACCCTACCTGGCCGAAAGACAGCGTGCGCGTGGTAGTACAGGAAGGCATCTCCCGGCCCTGGGAAATCCTCTGGGGCCCCGATAGCCACCTCTGGATAACGGAGCGCGGGGGGAAAATCAGCCGGGTAGATCCGAAAACGGGCGAGCTTAAGCCCCTGCTGACCATTTCAGACGTAGTGGCCACCGGCGAAGGCGGCCTGCTGGGCATGGTACTGCACCCGTCCTTTTCCACCCAGCCCTTCGTATATGTGGTATACAATTACGGCAGCCCCTACCGGGAAAAAGTAGTACGGTTCCGGTACGAGAACAACACCCTCACTTCTCCTCTCACCATCATCGACAATATCCCCGCAGCGGGCATCCACAACGGTTCCCGCCTGCTGATCAACGGCGATAAACTGTTCATCACCACCGGCGACGCAGCCACCGGGGCCAATGCCCAGTTGACTAACTCTGTTAGCGGCAAGGTGCTCCGCCTGAACCTCGACGGGTCGGTACCGGCCGATAATCCATTTGCCGGCAACCCGGTATGGAGTTACGGCCACCGCAACCCGCAGGGCCTCGTAATGGCCAATAACATCCTCTATGCGGCTGAACACGGTGCAGGCATAGAAGATGAAGTGAACATCATCGAAAAACAGCGCAACTACGGCTGGCCGACCGTGGAAGGGCCCTGTAATACGTCTGCAGAAAACACTTTTTGCACGGCCAACAACGTAAAACAGCCCATATGGTCCACCGGCGCAAGTACCTACGCGCTTTGCGGCATGGATTATTATAACCACGACCGTATTCCCCAATGGAAAAACTCCCTGCTGGTGGTAAGCCTCAAAAATGCGACGCTGTACCAGCTGAAACTCAGCGGGGACGGGCAATCCGTGAGTGCACGGAAAGACTATTTCGTGAACGCATTCGGCCGCCTGCGGGACGTTTGCGTATCACCCGCCGGCCGCGTTTACATCTGTACGGACACCAGCCCGGGTAAAATCATCGAGGTCAGCAAACCCGAATAA
- the fusA gene encoding elongation factor G produces the protein MADLRFQRNFGIAAHIDAGKTTTTERILYYTGKTHKIGEVHEGAATMDWMAQEQERGITITSAATTCFWNFPTNQGKSTPDTKQYKFNIIDTPGHVDFTVEVERSLRVLDGLVALFCAVSGVEPQSETVWRQANKYKVPRIGFVNKMDRSGADFLNVVKQVREMLGANPVPLVLPIGAEDSFKGVVDLITMKGIIWDEAGKGATFEEIEIPEDMKAEAEEWRGKLVEAVADYDDKLLEKFFEDPNSISEAEIHEAIRKATIDMAIIPMMCGSSFKNKGVQKMLDGVCRYLPSPMDVEAVKGTNPDNGEEIERHPDAKEPFAALAFKIATDPFVGRLAFFRVYSGRLDGGSYVLNTRTGKNERISRIMQMHANKQNPIDFIEAGDIGAAVGFKDIKTGDTLCHEDHPIVLESMSFPEPVIHIAIEPKTQADVDKMGMAIAKLVEEDPTLKAKTDEETGQTVLSGMGELHLEIIVDRMRREFKVEVNQGAPQVAYKEAFTQKVEHREVFKKQTGGRGKFADIQVEIGPADAEWLKENEGKSFQFVNDIFGGSIPKEFIPAVQKGFEQSMNNGVLANFPLTSLKVRLFDGSFHAVDSDAMSFELCAKSAFREAGRKAKPVLLEPIMKVEVTTPDQYMGDVTGDLNRRRGMLEGMESRNGAQVIKAKVPLSEMFGYVTQLRSLSSGRATSIMEFSHYNPAPNNIAEEVVAKVKGKVNA, from the coding sequence ATGGCAGACTTAAGATTTCAAAGAAACTTTGGTATTGCGGCGCACATCGATGCCGGTAAAACCACTACCACAGAGCGTATCCTGTATTATACAGGGAAGACCCACAAAATCGGTGAGGTTCACGAAGGGGCAGCTACCATGGACTGGATGGCCCAGGAGCAGGAGAGAGGTATTACCATCACATCTGCTGCCACCACCTGTTTCTGGAACTTCCCGACCAACCAGGGAAAAAGTACGCCTGATACCAAACAGTATAAATTCAATATCATTGATACTCCGGGCCACGTGGACTTTACCGTAGAGGTAGAGCGTTCGCTGCGCGTTCTGGACGGTCTGGTTGCGTTGTTCTGCGCTGTATCCGGCGTTGAACCCCAATCTGAAACCGTTTGGCGCCAGGCTAACAAATACAAGGTGCCCCGTATCGGTTTTGTGAATAAAATGGACCGTTCCGGTGCAGACTTCCTGAATGTGGTAAAACAGGTAAGGGAAATGCTGGGTGCAAACCCCGTTCCCCTGGTATTGCCCATCGGCGCTGAAGATAGCTTCAAAGGCGTGGTGGACCTGATTACCATGAAAGGTATCATCTGGGACGAAGCCGGTAAAGGCGCTACTTTCGAAGAAATCGAAATCCCCGAGGATATGAAAGCGGAAGCGGAAGAGTGGAGAGGCAAACTCGTGGAAGCGGTTGCCGACTACGACGACAAACTGCTCGAGAAATTCTTCGAAGACCCGAACTCAATTTCCGAAGCCGAGATTCACGAAGCGATCCGTAAAGCCACTATCGACATGGCGATCATCCCGATGATGTGCGGTTCTTCCTTCAAAAACAAAGGCGTTCAGAAAATGCTCGACGGCGTTTGCCGCTACCTGCCTTCTCCGATGGACGTTGAAGCCGTAAAAGGCACCAACCCGGACAACGGTGAGGAAATCGAGCGCCACCCCGATGCAAAAGAACCTTTTGCAGCCCTGGCGTTCAAAATCGCAACGGATCCTTTCGTAGGCCGCCTGGCGTTCTTCCGCGTGTACTCCGGCCGTCTGGACGGTGGTTCTTACGTACTGAACACCCGCACCGGCAAAAACGAACGTATCAGCCGTATCATGCAGATGCACGCTAACAAGCAGAACCCGATCGACTTCATCGAAGCCGGCGATATCGGTGCCGCTGTTGGTTTTAAAGATATCAAAACAGGTGACACACTGTGCCACGAAGATCATCCGATCGTTCTGGAATCCATGTCGTTCCCTGAGCCCGTTATCCACATCGCCATCGAACCTAAAACTCAGGCAGACGTAGATAAAATGGGTATGGCGATTGCCAAACTGGTAGAAGAAGATCCTACCCTGAAGGCAAAAACCGACGAAGAAACCGGCCAGACCGTATTGAGCGGTATGGGTGAGCTTCACCTCGAGATCATCGTTGACCGTATGCGCCGCGAGTTCAAAGTGGAAGTTAACCAGGGTGCTCCCCAGGTTGCTTACAAAGAAGCTTTCACGCAGAAAGTGGAGCACCGCGAAGTGTTCAAGAAACAAACCGGTGGTCGTGGTAAATTCGCCGACATCCAGGTGGAAATCGGTCCTGCCGACGCGGAATGGCTGAAAGAAAACGAAGGCAAATCCTTCCAGTTCGTGAACGATATCTTTGGTGGTTCTATCCCGAAAGAGTTCATCCCCGCGGTACAGAAAGGTTTTGAGCAATCCATGAACAATGGTGTGCTCGCCAACTTCCCGCTCACGAGCCTGAAAGTTCGCCTGTTCGACGGTTCTTTCCACGCGGTGGACTCCGATGCAATGTCTTTCGAACTTTGCGCCAAATCCGCCTTCCGTGAAGCCGGCCGTAAAGCGAAACCCGTTCTGCTGGAACCCATCATGAAAGTGGAAGTAACCACTCCTGACCAGTACATGGGTGACGTTACAGGTGACCTCAACCGTCGCCGTGGTATGCTCGAAGGTATGGAATCCCGTAACGGTGCACAGGTGATCAAAGCCAAAGTGCCCCTGAGCGAAATGTTCGGTTACGTAACGCAGCTGCGTTCACTGTCTTCCGGCCGCGCTACCTCCATCATGGAGTTCTCTCACTACAACCCTGCACCGAACAACATCGCTGAAGAAGTGGTGGCTAAGGTGAAAGGTAAAGTGAATGCCTAA
- a CDS encoding T9SS type A sorting domain-containing protein codes for MAWLPSKAQLVLVREVTASSGTSGTAGNITIDYTIGEAMVQTFSNGGLLLTQGFHQPEVLPPILPGGPAALDFMLYPNPALTTVKVGFNLLTDATVVFMLVNTLGQVIYQEVKTFGPGKIVIPVQVDRLAAGIYTVVFKVQSQVFTEKLIIQ; via the coding sequence ATGGCGTGGCTGCCTTCGAAGGCGCAGCTCGTGCTGGTACGCGAAGTAACGGCCAGTAGCGGCACCTCCGGCACAGCCGGCAACATCACCATCGACTACACCATCGGTGAGGCCATGGTGCAAACTTTCAGCAACGGCGGCCTGCTGCTCACGCAGGGCTTCCACCAGCCGGAAGTGCTCCCTCCCATCCTGCCGGGCGGCCCGGCGGCGCTGGACTTTATGCTCTACCCCAACCCTGCCCTCACGACCGTTAAAGTGGGCTTCAACCTGCTCACGGACGCCACAGTGGTGTTCATGCTCGTGAACACGCTCGGCCAGGTGATCTACCAGGAGGTGAAAACCTTCGGGCCGGGTAAAATCGTGATTCCTGTGCAGGTAGACAGGCTTGCAGCGGGCATCTACACGGTAGTGTTCAAAGTACAGAGCCAGGTATTCACCGAAAAACTCATCATTCAGTAA
- the porV gene encoding type IX secretion system outer membrane channel protein PorV produces the protein MKHTKMLLLFCCVLVAHPLLAQKTQQQPLNIGGAFLLVNPDARSNGMGDAVTGLEPDANAMFANAAKLPFAGNWGVSASYSPWMWDLNDHKTHMAYVSGFKTWEDQQSIGVSVKYFDYGEVVFRDDNGMELQQYRPKEFAIDAAYARKLGSRYSLAVSLRYIRSELGNGTYNGQVQKPASAVAGDVGLYYQSYADNLDYGNRFCWGVSFTNLGSRLKYTDDNNRKSFLPMNLRIGAGYSFVHTKEHQFTLAMDVNKLLVPTPPIYKLDGSGNPTGEIEKGKDPNRGVAEAVFSSFGDAPGGFNEELREFSIASGLEYAYQHKFFVRTGYFYEHPNKGNRQHFTAGIGVNIGGVTIDMAYLMPTSNSLIQRRSMVFTLMYNIFPQK, from the coding sequence ATGAAGCACACAAAAATGCTCCTACTGTTTTGTTGCGTGCTGGTTGCACATCCATTGCTGGCCCAAAAAACGCAACAACAACCGCTCAATATCGGAGGCGCCTTCCTGCTCGTGAACCCTGACGCACGCAGCAACGGCATGGGCGATGCCGTCACCGGCCTGGAGCCCGACGCCAACGCGATGTTTGCCAATGCGGCCAAACTTCCGTTTGCGGGCAACTGGGGCGTGAGCGCCTCCTATTCTCCGTGGATGTGGGACCTGAACGACCACAAAACACACATGGCCTATGTTTCCGGGTTCAAGACCTGGGAAGACCAACAAAGTATAGGCGTGTCCGTTAAATATTTCGATTACGGCGAAGTGGTGTTCCGCGACGATAACGGCATGGAACTGCAACAGTACCGGCCGAAAGAATTCGCGATTGATGCCGCCTACGCCCGCAAGCTGGGCAGCCGGTACTCCCTGGCCGTATCGTTGCGCTACATCCGCAGCGAACTCGGCAACGGCACTTACAACGGACAGGTGCAAAAACCCGCGTCCGCCGTGGCCGGTGATGTGGGATTGTATTATCAGAGTTATGCAGACAACCTCGATTACGGCAACCGTTTCTGCTGGGGTGTAAGCTTTACCAATCTCGGTTCCCGGCTGAAATACACCGATGATAACAACCGGAAATCGTTCCTGCCCATGAACCTGCGCATCGGCGCCGGTTATTCGTTCGTGCACACAAAGGAACACCAGTTTACGCTGGCCATGGATGTGAACAAACTGCTGGTGCCCACCCCGCCGATCTACAAGCTCGACGGAAGCGGCAACCCCACCGGTGAAATCGAAAAGGGCAAGGATCCCAACCGCGGTGTGGCCGAAGCCGTTTTTTCCTCCTTCGGCGACGCGCCGGGCGGATTCAACGAAGAGCTGCGCGAATTCTCGATTGCCTCCGGGCTTGAATACGCCTACCAGCACAAATTCTTTGTGCGCACGGGGTATTTCTACGAGCATCCGAATAAAGGCAACCGCCAGCATTTCACCGCCGGCATCGGCGTGAACATCGGCGGCGTTACCATCGACATGGCTTACCTGATGCCCACCAGCAACAGCCTCATTCAGCGTAGGAGCATGGTATTCACCCTGATGTACAACATTTTCCCACAGAAATAA
- a CDS encoding collagen-like protein, translated as MKKIFNLIILSLLAYLPQTFAQSGLSGTNYQAVARNANGTVLANAAITVRFSILGGSAAGPVQYQETHNANTNALGLFSLQIGRGTPVSGTFAGVPWANANQYVRVEVNTGSGFNVLGTSQLMAVPYAMFSVNGGLPGPAGPAGPAGPAGPVGPAGPAGAVGPVGPAGAVGPAGPAGAVGPVGPAGAVGAVGPVGPAGPVGPVGPAGPAGSIVGAPAGGDLSGSYPDPVVAKIQTRPVNAAAPIANDVLKFNGVEWAPGTVGGAFTLPYVANENNPATLFSINNAGDGTSLEGTNGTTTSNVAAIRGIITSTTPGGFSAAVRGINNGTGGLGVGVYGSQNGSGWGVYGVTPNGLGVYGNASANGIGVYANANTGTGLTATSNNGIPASISIFNNANNNNALVVNSVGNGTVVNVTTTGNGAGVRSSTAAGFAIHGITSAVTSAGVIGDNNGGGEAVVGRTTSDIAGAVVGRNDGGGYGVRGFVATNTSGTAVGVLGQVGLNNSTGRAGRFENFLNTNTTGNTLEVETNGNGNIPDNTQGNAASFLVNNTNSVAAGVRSEVKTIFGNFGAAGIFGISSGTGGFAGLFHASNASGNGPALVAITDGNGNAITANASKDGNGVETNIDGGGNALYAWVPTFATGRAGRFNIFNETNTSDVITVTTVGNGIAGNFKVDRVTGTSAAVRGEVNSQFANFGTAGIYGISSGTGGYAGLFHASNPAGNGPALIAIADGNGNGITTNASNSGDGIEATADGTGSAIYAWIPNFGDGRAARFVNYNTGNTNPVLTVEQHSNGSIALFKSGNPGTVNVARINSAGRGFFNGGTQNSGADVAEAFDVIGSMTAYEPGDVMVISTSTDRTMEKSSSPYSTLVAGVYATKPGVLLTEKEGVEDITDQVPMGVIGVIPTKVCDEGGAIKRGDLLVTASKAGYAMKADPDKVKPGQVIGKALQELAAGEGKIKVLVNVK; from the coding sequence ATGAAAAAGATATTTAACCTCATCATACTCTCACTGCTCGCATACCTGCCCCAGACCTTCGCACAAAGCGGCCTGAGCGGCACCAACTACCAGGCCGTGGCGCGGAATGCCAACGGCACTGTATTGGCGAACGCCGCCATCACCGTGCGGTTCTCCATTTTGGGAGGCTCCGCCGCAGGCCCCGTGCAATACCAGGAAACACATAACGCCAATACCAACGCACTGGGGCTTTTCAGCCTGCAAATCGGCCGCGGTACGCCTGTTTCAGGCACCTTCGCCGGGGTACCCTGGGCGAACGCCAACCAGTACGTACGCGTGGAAGTGAACACCGGCAGCGGGTTCAACGTGCTGGGCACCAGCCAACTGATGGCAGTACCTTACGCCATGTTCTCCGTTAACGGCGGTCTTCCGGGTCCTGCCGGTCCTGCTGGCCCTGCTGGCCCCGCCGGTCCTGTTGGTCCTGCCGGCCCCGCCGGCGCGGTTGGCCCCGTTGGCCCCGCAGGTGCGGTTGGTCCCGCCGGTCCTGCCGGTGCAGTTGGCCCCGTTGGCCCTGCTGGTGCGGTTGGCGCAGTGGGCCCGGTTGGCCCTGCCGGTCCTGTTGGACCGGTTGGTCCCGCCGGTCCTGCCGGTTCTATAGTTGGCGCCCCCGCGGGTGGCGACCTCTCAGGATCTTATCCTGATCCCGTGGTAGCTAAAATACAGACGCGGCCCGTAAATGCGGCCGCTCCCATAGCTAACGACGTGCTGAAATTCAATGGCGTGGAATGGGCGCCCGGCACGGTAGGCGGTGCATTCACCCTGCCTTACGTTGCCAATGAGAACAACCCTGCTACTCTCTTTTCCATCAATAATGCCGGCGACGGTACTTCCCTGGAAGGCACTAACGGCACCACTACCAGTAATGTTGCAGCTATACGCGGTATTATCACCAGCACAACTCCCGGAGGGTTCTCCGCAGCGGTACGTGGTATCAACAACGGTACCGGCGGTTTGGGCGTTGGTGTGTATGGCTCGCAGAACGGCAGTGGCTGGGGTGTGTATGGCGTGACCCCGAACGGGCTCGGCGTGTATGGCAACGCCAGTGCCAATGGTATCGGGGTATATGCAAACGCCAATACCGGCACCGGTTTGACCGCGACAAGCAACAACGGCATACCGGCCAGCATCAGCATCTTCAACAACGCCAACAACAATAATGCTTTGGTGGTCAATTCCGTGGGCAACGGCACCGTAGTGAACGTGACCACTACCGGAAATGGCGCCGGGGTACGCAGTTCTACCGCAGCCGGTTTCGCCATACATGGTATTACCAGCGCGGTGACCTCCGCAGGTGTCATCGGTGACAACAACGGCGGTGGCGAGGCGGTAGTAGGCCGCACCACCAGCGACATCGCAGGCGCCGTAGTAGGCCGCAACGATGGCGGTGGTTACGGTGTGCGCGGCTTTGTTGCCACCAATACCTCTGGCACTGCAGTAGGCGTACTGGGACAGGTAGGGCTGAATAACAGTACCGGCCGGGCCGGCAGGTTCGAAAACTTCCTGAACACCAACACCACGGGCAACACACTCGAAGTGGAAACCAATGGCAACGGTAATATTCCCGACAACACGCAGGGTAACGCCGCCTCTTTCCTGGTGAATAATACCAACAGCGTGGCTGCTGGCGTGCGCTCTGAAGTAAAAACCATCTTTGGCAACTTCGGTGCGGCAGGTATATTCGGTATCTCTTCCGGTACGGGCGGCTTTGCCGGTTTGTTCCATGCCTCCAATGCCAGCGGCAACGGCCCTGCGCTGGTAGCCATCACAGATGGTAACGGCAACGCCATCACCGCCAACGCATCCAAAGACGGTAACGGTGTGGAAACCAATATCGATGGCGGAGGCAATGCGCTGTACGCATGGGTGCCCACATTTGCCACAGGCCGTGCAGGGCGTTTCAATATCTTCAACGAAACCAACACCAGCGATGTGATCACCGTCACCACAGTGGGCAACGGTATCGCCGGTAACTTTAAAGTGGATAGGGTTACGGGTACTTCTGCGGCGGTAAGAGGTGAGGTGAATTCACAATTTGCCAACTTCGGTACGGCGGGGATCTATGGTATTTCATCCGGCACCGGCGGTTACGCGGGCCTGTTCCATGCATCAAACCCGGCCGGCAACGGGCCCGCCTTGATCGCCATTGCGGATGGCAATGGGAACGGCATTACCACCAATGCTTCCAACAGCGGCGACGGCATTGAGGCCACCGCAGACGGCACCGGATCCGCCATATACGCCTGGATACCCAACTTCGGCGATGGCCGGGCAGCACGTTTCGTGAACTATAACACCGGCAACACCAATCCCGTGCTGACAGTAGAACAGCATAGCAATGGTTCCATCGCTCTGTTCAAAAGCGGCAACCCGGGTACGGTAAACGTAGCACGCATAAACTCAGCTGGCAGAGGTTTTTTCAATGGCGGTACACAAAACTCCGGTGCGGACGTGGCTGAGGCTTTTGACGTAATCGGCTCCATGACTGCTTATGAGCCCGGCGACGTGATGGTCATCTCCACCAGCACAGACCGCACCATGGAAAAGTCATCCTCACCTTATTCCACCCTCGTGGCCGGTGTGTATGCCACCAAACCCGGTGTGCTGCTGACGGAAAAAGAAGGCGTGGAAGATATCACCGACCAGGTACCGATGGGCGTAATCGGCGTGATTCCCACAAAAGTGTGCGATGAAGGCGGCGCCATCAAACGCGGCGACCTGTTGGTAACTGCCAGCAAGGCCGGTTATGCGATGAAGGCCGACCCCGATAAGGTGAAACCCGGCCAGGTGATCGGCAAGGCATTGCAGGAGCTGGCAGCCGGTGAAGGCAAGATCAAAGTTCTCGTGAATGTTAAATAA
- the rpsG gene encoding 30S ribosomal protein S7, whose amino-acid sequence MRKQAAKKLPLAPDPRFQDKLVTRFVNNVMEQGKKSIAYRIFYDAIDRVSQMTNENGYEIWKKALSNVTPAVEVRSRRIGGATFQIPAEVRADRKVSLSIKWLVRYASERNGKSMAEKLANEIVAASKGEGAAFKKKEDTHRMAEANKAFSHFKV is encoded by the coding sequence ATGAGAAAGCAAGCTGCAAAAAAATTACCCCTGGCACCCGATCCCAGGTTCCAGGATAAACTGGTAACTCGTTTCGTGAACAACGTCATGGAACAAGGAAAAAAGAGCATTGCCTATAGAATTTTCTACGACGCGATCGACCGCGTAAGCCAGATGACCAACGAAAATGGTTACGAAATCTGGAAAAAAGCATTATCTAACGTAACTCCTGCCGTTGAAGTACGCAGCCGCCGTATCGGTGGTGCCACCTTCCAGATCCCCGCTGAGGTTCGTGCAGACAGGAAAGTTTCCCTGAGCATCAAATGGCTCGTGCGCTACGCCAGCGAAAGAAATGGTAAGAGCATGGCAGAGAAACTGGCCAACGAAATCGTTGCCGCCAGCAAAGGTGAAGGCGCCGCTTTCAAAAAGAAAGAAGACACCCACCGTATGGCTGAAGCAAACAAAGCTTTCTCCCACTTCAAAGTTTAA
- the rpsL gene encoding 30S ribosomal protein S12 — MPTIQQLVRKGREIIRAKSKSRALDACPQRRGVCTRVYTTTPKKPNSALRKVAKVRLTNKVEVIAYIPGEGHNLQEHSIVLIRGGRVKDLPGVRYHIVRGSLDTAGVKDRKQSRSKYGTKKEKAKK, encoded by the coding sequence ATGCCTACAATACAACAATTAGTAAGAAAAGGAAGAGAAATTATCCGGGCCAAATCAAAGTCAAGAGCTTTAGATGCCTGCCCTCAGCGTCGTGGCGTATGTACCCGCGTGTACACTACCACCCCTAAAAAGCCGAACTCTGCATTGCGTAAGGTTGCAAAAGTGCGTCTGACCAATAAAGTAGAGGTGATCGCCTACATTCCGGGTGAAGGTCACAACCTGCAGGAGCACTCTATCGTTCTGATCCGCGGCGGCAGGGTAAAAGATCTGCCGGGTGTTCGTTACCACATTGTTCGTGGTTCCCTGGATACTGCTGGTGTGAAGGACAGGAAGCAGAGCCGTTCCAAATATGGTACCAAGAAGGAAAAGGCCAAAAAATAA
- a CDS encoding branched-chain amino acid aminotransferase, with translation MMAVEYTGATSPLMEEAARKIKVTKTTKSRLAEVDFNNLVFGKKYADHMLVADFDGKEWKNAEILPFQHLSVSPSNAAWHYGQAIFEGIKAYNDQEGRPMIFRPYDNYARFNKSAERMGMPEVPEWLFIGGMAMLIDLDRDWVPSNEGCSLYLRPFMIAADEFIGVRPSDTYKFAIINSPSGPYFNKPIHLLVQDKYVRAFPGGVGYAKAAGNYGGAMYPTMQARKQGYDQILWVDGHEYKWLQECGTMNVFVIIGNRALTPDLTNGTILAGVTRASVMTVLEEMGFEVEERPVSIEEVVAAHQNGTLREVFGTGTAASVAYVEQLDYKDHKISLDTTQYEVGAEVIARLDAIRTGKVPDDKGWNYRI, from the coding sequence ATGATGGCAGTTGAGTATACCGGTGCTACTTCCCCCCTGATGGAAGAAGCAGCCAGGAAGATTAAGGTTACAAAAACGACAAAAAGCCGACTGGCCGAGGTTGATTTCAACAACCTGGTATTTGGTAAAAAATACGCCGACCATATGCTGGTGGCTGATTTTGACGGTAAAGAATGGAAAAACGCAGAAATCCTGCCCTTCCAGCACCTGAGCGTGAGCCCCTCCAATGCCGCCTGGCATTACGGACAGGCGATTTTCGAGGGTATCAAGGCGTATAACGACCAGGAAGGCCGTCCGATGATTTTCCGCCCGTACGACAACTACGCCCGGTTTAATAAAAGCGCCGAAAGGATGGGAATGCCCGAAGTGCCGGAATGGCTCTTTATCGGCGGTATGGCCATGCTGATCGACCTCGACCGCGACTGGGTGCCGTCTAACGAAGGCTGTTCCCTCTACCTGCGGCCGTTCATGATTGCGGCGGACGAGTTTATCGGTGTGCGCCCGTCGGACACCTATAAGTTCGCCATCATCAATTCCCCCTCGGGGCCTTATTTTAATAAACCCATCCACCTGCTGGTGCAGGACAAATATGTGCGGGCCTTCCCCGGCGGGGTAGGTTATGCCAAGGCGGCCGGCAACTACGGGGGGGCGATGTACCCCACCATGCAGGCCCGCAAACAGGGCTACGACCAGATTTTGTGGGTTGACGGCCACGAATACAAATGGCTGCAGGAATGCGGCACCATGAATGTGTTCGTGATCATCGGCAACCGCGCCCTCACCCCTGACCTGACCAACGGTACTATTCTGGCCGGCGTGACCCGCGCCAGTGTGATGACCGTACTGGAGGAAATGGGCTTTGAGGTGGAGGAGCGCCCAGTGTCTATCGAAGAGGTGGTGGCCGCCCACCAGAACGGTACCCTCCGGGAAGTGTTTGGCACCGGCACCGCCGCCAGTGTGGCCTACGTGGAGCAGCTCGATTATAAAGATCATAAAATATCGCTTGATACCACCCAATATGAAGTGGGCGCCGAAGTGATTGCCCGCCTCGATGCCATCCGTACCGGCAAGGTACCGGACGACAAGGGCTGGAATTACCGGATATAA